A section of the Oryza sativa Japonica Group chromosome 1, ASM3414082v1 genome encodes:
- the LOC4327298 gene encoding NAC domain-containing protein 75 isoform X1 — protein MFSLALACLHVPLLGSIKCCVVLLHLPWVGSKPWDSPLSLSLSLSLSLSLVSNITDSHAEKDHHSSTRPPPYAHLYSQLATRRRLTHACARSLPDAYESGMNRGHISSSELIDAKLEERRISTAKHCPSCGNKLDCKPKDWVGLPAGVKFDPTDQELIEHLEAKVREEGSRSHPLIDEFIPTIEGEDGICYTHPEKLPGVTRDGLSKHFFHRPSKAYTTGTRKRRKIQTECDVQKGETRWHKTGKTRPVMVSGRQKGCKKILVLYTNFGKHRKPEKTNWVMHQYHLGDLEEEKEGELVVCKIFYQTQPRQCSWSSDRGGGAAATASAVTTAAVQQDQQRRRDSGSGSCSSTRDHEVSATSYSTAGYAVAAAVEMQHLKHAADHFSFAPFRKSFEEVGISGDQVHSNQLGRSEQQHAGQEQQPHRPLLATTTAVPATAFLISRPTNPVSNIVPPAMQHASVVLDHDQFHVPAILLHHDKFQQQQQQKLDRRSAGLEELIMGCTSSSTKGEASIPHSQETEWPYQPYWTPDNQDHHG, from the exons atGTTCTCTCTAGCCTTAGCTTGTCTACATGTACCCTTGTTGGGGTCCATCAAGTGTTGTGTAGTACTGCTCCATCTGCCTTGGGTGGGAAGCAAGCCCTGGGattcacctctctctctctctctctctctctctctctctctctctctagtctcCAACATCACAGACTCTCATGCCGAAAAGGATCATCATTCGAGCACAAGGCCTCCTCCATATGCCCAT CTCTATTCACAGCTAGCAACAAGAAGGAGGCTTACACATGCATGTGCACGGTCTCTGCCGGACGCATATGAATCAGGCATGAATAGGGGGCACATCAGCAGCTCGGAGCTCATCGACGCCAAGCTCGAGGAACGCCGGATCTCCACGGCCAAGCACTGCCCCAGCTGCGGCAACAAGCTCGACTGCAAACCG AAGGATTGGGTGGGGCTACCGGCAGGAGTCAAGTTCGATCCGACGGACCAGGAGTTGATCGAGCACCTCGAGGCCAAAGTGAGGGAAGAAGGCTCAAGATCTCATCCTCTCATCGATGAGTTCATACCCACGATAGAAGGGGAGGACGGCATATGCTACACCCACCCTGAGAAACTTCCAG GTGTGACAAGGGACGGCCTGAGCAAGCACTTCTTCCACCGGCCGTCGAAGGCGTACACGACGGGGACGAGGAAGCGGCGGAAGATCCAGACGGAGTGCGACGTGCAGAAGGGGGAGACGAGGTGGCACAAGACCGGCAAGACCCGGCCGGTGATGGTGAGCGGCCGGCAGAAGGGGTGCAAGAAGATACTGGTCCTCTACACCAACTTCGGCAAGCACCGCAAGCCGGAGAAGACCAACTGGGTGATGCACCAGTACCACCTCGGCGAcctcgaggaggagaaggaagggGAGCTCGTCGTCTGCAAGATCTTCTACCAGACGCAGCCTCGGCAGTGCAGCTGGTCCtccgaccgcggcggcggcgccgccgccaccgcatccgccgtgacgacggcggcggtgcagcAGGATCAGCAGCGCAGGAGggacagcggcagcggcagctgcTCGTCGACGAGGGACCACGAGGTGTCGGCGACGTCCTACTCGACGGCCGGgtacgccgtcgccgccgccgtcgagatgCAGCATTTGAAGCATGCCGCCGACCATTTCAGCTTCGCGCCTTTCAGGAAGAGTTTCGAGGag GTTGGTATAAGTGGTGATCAGGTACACTCCAATCAGCTTGGGAGGTCGGAGCAGCAGCATGCTGGCCAGGAACAACAGCCGCACCGGCCGTTGCTTGCAACCACGACGGCGGTGCCTGCCACGGCCTTCCTGATCAGCCGGCCGACGAACCCTGTATCAAATATAGTGCCACCAGCAATGCAGCATGCATCTGTCGTTCTTGATCATGATCAGTTCCACGTGCCAGCAATCCTTCTCCACCACGACAAATTTCAG cagcagcagcaacaaaagCTTGACAGGAGGTCTGCCGGCTTGGAGGAACTGATAATGGGCTGCACGTCTTCGAGCACAAAAGGA GAAGCTTCAATTCCTCACTCCCAAGAGACAGAATGGCCTTACCAGCCATACTGGACTCCTGACAACCAGGATCATCATGGATAG
- the LOC4327298 gene encoding NAC domain-containing protein 75 isoform X4 yields MFSLALACLHVPLLGSIKCCVVLLHLPWVGSKPWDSPLSLSLSLSLSLSLVSNITDSHAEKDHHSSTRPPPYAHLYSQLATRRRLTHACARSLPDAYESGMNRGHISSSELIDAKLEERRISTAKHCPSCGNKLDCKPDWVGLPAGVKFDPTDQELIEHLEAKVREEGSRSHPLIDEFIPTIEGEDGICYTHPEKLPGVTRDGLSKHFFHRPSKAYTTGTRKRRKIQTECDVQKGETRWHKTGKTRPVMVSGRQKGCKKILVLYTNFGKHRKPEKTNWVMHQYHLGDLEEEKEGELVVCKIFYQTQPRQCSWSSDRGGGAAATASAVTTAAVQQDQQRRRDSGSGSCSSTRDHEVSATSYSTAGYAVAAAVEMQHLKHAADHFSFAPFRKSFEEVGISGDQVHSNQLGRSEQQHAGQEQQPHRPLLATTTAVPATAFLISRPTNPVSNIVPPAMQHASVVLDHDQFHVPAILLHHDKFQQQQQKLDRRSAGLEELIMGCTSSSTKGEASIPHSQETEWPYQPYWTPDNQDHHG; encoded by the exons atGTTCTCTCTAGCCTTAGCTTGTCTACATGTACCCTTGTTGGGGTCCATCAAGTGTTGTGTAGTACTGCTCCATCTGCCTTGGGTGGGAAGCAAGCCCTGGGattcacctctctctctctctctctctctctctctctctctctctctagtctcCAACATCACAGACTCTCATGCCGAAAAGGATCATCATTCGAGCACAAGGCCTCCTCCATATGCCCAT CTCTATTCACAGCTAGCAACAAGAAGGAGGCTTACACATGCATGTGCACGGTCTCTGCCGGACGCATATGAATCAGGCATGAATAGGGGGCACATCAGCAGCTCGGAGCTCATCGACGCCAAGCTCGAGGAACGCCGGATCTCCACGGCCAAGCACTGCCCCAGCTGCGGCAACAAGCTCGACTGCAAACCG GATTGGGTGGGGCTACCGGCAGGAGTCAAGTTCGATCCGACGGACCAGGAGTTGATCGAGCACCTCGAGGCCAAAGTGAGGGAAGAAGGCTCAAGATCTCATCCTCTCATCGATGAGTTCATACCCACGATAGAAGGGGAGGACGGCATATGCTACACCCACCCTGAGAAACTTCCAG GTGTGACAAGGGACGGCCTGAGCAAGCACTTCTTCCACCGGCCGTCGAAGGCGTACACGACGGGGACGAGGAAGCGGCGGAAGATCCAGACGGAGTGCGACGTGCAGAAGGGGGAGACGAGGTGGCACAAGACCGGCAAGACCCGGCCGGTGATGGTGAGCGGCCGGCAGAAGGGGTGCAAGAAGATACTGGTCCTCTACACCAACTTCGGCAAGCACCGCAAGCCGGAGAAGACCAACTGGGTGATGCACCAGTACCACCTCGGCGAcctcgaggaggagaaggaagggGAGCTCGTCGTCTGCAAGATCTTCTACCAGACGCAGCCTCGGCAGTGCAGCTGGTCCtccgaccgcggcggcggcgccgccgccaccgcatccgccgtgacgacggcggcggtgcagcAGGATCAGCAGCGCAGGAGggacagcggcagcggcagctgcTCGTCGACGAGGGACCACGAGGTGTCGGCGACGTCCTACTCGACGGCCGGgtacgccgtcgccgccgccgtcgagatgCAGCATTTGAAGCATGCCGCCGACCATTTCAGCTTCGCGCCTTTCAGGAAGAGTTTCGAGGag GTTGGTATAAGTGGTGATCAGGTACACTCCAATCAGCTTGGGAGGTCGGAGCAGCAGCATGCTGGCCAGGAACAACAGCCGCACCGGCCGTTGCTTGCAACCACGACGGCGGTGCCTGCCACGGCCTTCCTGATCAGCCGGCCGACGAACCCTGTATCAAATATAGTGCCACCAGCAATGCAGCATGCATCTGTCGTTCTTGATCATGATCAGTTCCACGTGCCAGCAATCCTTCTCCACCACGACAAATTTCAG cagcagcaacaaaagCTTGACAGGAGGTCTGCCGGCTTGGAGGAACTGATAATGGGCTGCACGTCTTCGAGCACAAAAGGA GAAGCTTCAATTCCTCACTCCCAAGAGACAGAATGGCCTTACCAGCCATACTGGACTCCTGACAACCAGGATCATCATGGATAG
- the LOC4327298 gene encoding NAC domain-containing protein 75 isoform X8 has product MYTSPTLLALSFALLLLILLLYYSSSLLYSQLATRRRLTHACARSLPDAYESGMNRGHISSSELIDAKLEERRISTAKHCPSCGNKLDCKPDWVGLPAGVKFDPTDQELIEHLEAKVREEGSRSHPLIDEFIPTIEGEDGICYTHPEKLPGVTRDGLSKHFFHRPSKAYTTGTRKRRKIQTECDVQKGETRWHKTGKTRPVMVSGRQKGCKKILVLYTNFGKHRKPEKTNWVMHQYHLGDLEEEKEGELVVCKIFYQTQPRQCSWSSDRGGGAAATASAVTTAAVQQDQQRRRDSGSGSCSSTRDHEVSATSYSTAGYAVAAAVEMQHLKHAADHFSFAPFRKSFEEVGISGDQVHSNQLGRSEQQHAGQEQQPHRPLLATTTAVPATAFLISRPTNPVSNIVPPAMQHASVVLDHDQFHVPAILLHHDKFQQQQQKLDRRSAGLEELIMGCTSSSTKGEASIPHSQETEWPYQPYWTPDNQDHHG; this is encoded by the exons atgtacACCTCTCCCACACTCCTTGCTCTCTCGTTTGCTCTTCTActgctcatcctcctcctctactACTCGTCCTCTTTG CTCTATTCACAGCTAGCAACAAGAAGGAGGCTTACACATGCATGTGCACGGTCTCTGCCGGACGCATATGAATCAGGCATGAATAGGGGGCACATCAGCAGCTCGGAGCTCATCGACGCCAAGCTCGAGGAACGCCGGATCTCCACGGCCAAGCACTGCCCCAGCTGCGGCAACAAGCTCGACTGCAAACCG GATTGGGTGGGGCTACCGGCAGGAGTCAAGTTCGATCCGACGGACCAGGAGTTGATCGAGCACCTCGAGGCCAAAGTGAGGGAAGAAGGCTCAAGATCTCATCCTCTCATCGATGAGTTCATACCCACGATAGAAGGGGAGGACGGCATATGCTACACCCACCCTGAGAAACTTCCAG GTGTGACAAGGGACGGCCTGAGCAAGCACTTCTTCCACCGGCCGTCGAAGGCGTACACGACGGGGACGAGGAAGCGGCGGAAGATCCAGACGGAGTGCGACGTGCAGAAGGGGGAGACGAGGTGGCACAAGACCGGCAAGACCCGGCCGGTGATGGTGAGCGGCCGGCAGAAGGGGTGCAAGAAGATACTGGTCCTCTACACCAACTTCGGCAAGCACCGCAAGCCGGAGAAGACCAACTGGGTGATGCACCAGTACCACCTCGGCGAcctcgaggaggagaaggaagggGAGCTCGTCGTCTGCAAGATCTTCTACCAGACGCAGCCTCGGCAGTGCAGCTGGTCCtccgaccgcggcggcggcgccgccgccaccgcatccgccgtgacgacggcggcggtgcagcAGGATCAGCAGCGCAGGAGggacagcggcagcggcagctgcTCGTCGACGAGGGACCACGAGGTGTCGGCGACGTCCTACTCGACGGCCGGgtacgccgtcgccgccgccgtcgagatgCAGCATTTGAAGCATGCCGCCGACCATTTCAGCTTCGCGCCTTTCAGGAAGAGTTTCGAGGag GTTGGTATAAGTGGTGATCAGGTACACTCCAATCAGCTTGGGAGGTCGGAGCAGCAGCATGCTGGCCAGGAACAACAGCCGCACCGGCCGTTGCTTGCAACCACGACGGCGGTGCCTGCCACGGCCTTCCTGATCAGCCGGCCGACGAACCCTGTATCAAATATAGTGCCACCAGCAATGCAGCATGCATCTGTCGTTCTTGATCATGATCAGTTCCACGTGCCAGCAATCCTTCTCCACCACGACAAATTTCAG cagcagcaacaaaagCTTGACAGGAGGTCTGCCGGCTTGGAGGAACTGATAATGGGCTGCACGTCTTCGAGCACAAAAGGA GAAGCTTCAATTCCTCACTCCCAAGAGACAGAATGGCCTTACCAGCCATACTGGACTCCTGACAACCAGGATCATCATGGATAG
- the LOC4327298 gene encoding NAC domain-containing protein 75 isoform X6 → MYTSPTLLALSFALLLLILLLYYSSSLLYSQLATRRRLTHACARSLPDAYESGMNRGHISSSELIDAKLEERRISTAKHCPSCGNKLDCKPDWVGLPAGVKFDPTDQELIEHLEAKVREEGSRSHPLIDEFIPTIEGEDGICYTHPEKLPGVTRDGLSKHFFHRPSKAYTTGTRKRRKIQTECDVQKGETRWHKTGKTRPVMVSGRQKGCKKILVLYTNFGKHRKPEKTNWVMHQYHLGDLEEEKEGELVVCKIFYQTQPRQCSWSSDRGGGAAATASAVTTAAVQQDQQRRRDSGSGSCSSTRDHEVSATSYSTAGYAVAAAVEMQHLKHAADHFSFAPFRKSFEEVGISGDQVHSNQLGRSEQQHAGQEQQPHRPLLATTTAVPATAFLISRPTNPVSNIVPPAMQHASVVLDHDQFHVPAILLHHDKFQQQQQQKLDRRSAGLEELIMGCTSSSTKGEASIPHSQETEWPYQPYWTPDNQDHHG, encoded by the exons atgtacACCTCTCCCACACTCCTTGCTCTCTCGTTTGCTCTTCTActgctcatcctcctcctctactACTCGTCCTCTTTG CTCTATTCACAGCTAGCAACAAGAAGGAGGCTTACACATGCATGTGCACGGTCTCTGCCGGACGCATATGAATCAGGCATGAATAGGGGGCACATCAGCAGCTCGGAGCTCATCGACGCCAAGCTCGAGGAACGCCGGATCTCCACGGCCAAGCACTGCCCCAGCTGCGGCAACAAGCTCGACTGCAAACCG GATTGGGTGGGGCTACCGGCAGGAGTCAAGTTCGATCCGACGGACCAGGAGTTGATCGAGCACCTCGAGGCCAAAGTGAGGGAAGAAGGCTCAAGATCTCATCCTCTCATCGATGAGTTCATACCCACGATAGAAGGGGAGGACGGCATATGCTACACCCACCCTGAGAAACTTCCAG GTGTGACAAGGGACGGCCTGAGCAAGCACTTCTTCCACCGGCCGTCGAAGGCGTACACGACGGGGACGAGGAAGCGGCGGAAGATCCAGACGGAGTGCGACGTGCAGAAGGGGGAGACGAGGTGGCACAAGACCGGCAAGACCCGGCCGGTGATGGTGAGCGGCCGGCAGAAGGGGTGCAAGAAGATACTGGTCCTCTACACCAACTTCGGCAAGCACCGCAAGCCGGAGAAGACCAACTGGGTGATGCACCAGTACCACCTCGGCGAcctcgaggaggagaaggaagggGAGCTCGTCGTCTGCAAGATCTTCTACCAGACGCAGCCTCGGCAGTGCAGCTGGTCCtccgaccgcggcggcggcgccgccgccaccgcatccgccgtgacgacggcggcggtgcagcAGGATCAGCAGCGCAGGAGggacagcggcagcggcagctgcTCGTCGACGAGGGACCACGAGGTGTCGGCGACGTCCTACTCGACGGCCGGgtacgccgtcgccgccgccgtcgagatgCAGCATTTGAAGCATGCCGCCGACCATTTCAGCTTCGCGCCTTTCAGGAAGAGTTTCGAGGag GTTGGTATAAGTGGTGATCAGGTACACTCCAATCAGCTTGGGAGGTCGGAGCAGCAGCATGCTGGCCAGGAACAACAGCCGCACCGGCCGTTGCTTGCAACCACGACGGCGGTGCCTGCCACGGCCTTCCTGATCAGCCGGCCGACGAACCCTGTATCAAATATAGTGCCACCAGCAATGCAGCATGCATCTGTCGTTCTTGATCATGATCAGTTCCACGTGCCAGCAATCCTTCTCCACCACGACAAATTTCAG cagcagcagcaacaaaagCTTGACAGGAGGTCTGCCGGCTTGGAGGAACTGATAATGGGCTGCACGTCTTCGAGCACAAAAGGA GAAGCTTCAATTCCTCACTCCCAAGAGACAGAATGGCCTTACCAGCCATACTGGACTCCTGACAACCAGGATCATCATGGATAG
- the LOC4327298 gene encoding NAC domain-containing protein 75 isoform X7, giving the protein MYTSPTLLALSFALLLLILLLYYSSSLLYSQLATRRRLTHACARSLPDAYESGMNRGHISSSELIDAKLEERRISTAKHCPSCGNKLDCKPKDWVGLPAGVKFDPTDQELIEHLEAKVREEGSRSHPLIDEFIPTIEGEDGICYTHPEKLPGVTRDGLSKHFFHRPSKAYTTGTRKRRKIQTECDVQKGETRWHKTGKTRPVMVSGRQKGCKKILVLYTNFGKHRKPEKTNWVMHQYHLGDLEEEKEGELVVCKIFYQTQPRQCSWSSDRGGGAAATASAVTTAAVQQDQQRRRDSGSGSCSSTRDHEVSATSYSTAGYAVAAAVEMQHLKHAADHFSFAPFRKSFEEVGISGDQVHSNQLGRSEQQHAGQEQQPHRPLLATTTAVPATAFLISRPTNPVSNIVPPAMQHASVVLDHDQFHVPAILLHHDKFQQQQQKLDRRSAGLEELIMGCTSSSTKGEASIPHSQETEWPYQPYWTPDNQDHHG; this is encoded by the exons atgtacACCTCTCCCACACTCCTTGCTCTCTCGTTTGCTCTTCTActgctcatcctcctcctctactACTCGTCCTCTTTG CTCTATTCACAGCTAGCAACAAGAAGGAGGCTTACACATGCATGTGCACGGTCTCTGCCGGACGCATATGAATCAGGCATGAATAGGGGGCACATCAGCAGCTCGGAGCTCATCGACGCCAAGCTCGAGGAACGCCGGATCTCCACGGCCAAGCACTGCCCCAGCTGCGGCAACAAGCTCGACTGCAAACCG AAGGATTGGGTGGGGCTACCGGCAGGAGTCAAGTTCGATCCGACGGACCAGGAGTTGATCGAGCACCTCGAGGCCAAAGTGAGGGAAGAAGGCTCAAGATCTCATCCTCTCATCGATGAGTTCATACCCACGATAGAAGGGGAGGACGGCATATGCTACACCCACCCTGAGAAACTTCCAG GTGTGACAAGGGACGGCCTGAGCAAGCACTTCTTCCACCGGCCGTCGAAGGCGTACACGACGGGGACGAGGAAGCGGCGGAAGATCCAGACGGAGTGCGACGTGCAGAAGGGGGAGACGAGGTGGCACAAGACCGGCAAGACCCGGCCGGTGATGGTGAGCGGCCGGCAGAAGGGGTGCAAGAAGATACTGGTCCTCTACACCAACTTCGGCAAGCACCGCAAGCCGGAGAAGACCAACTGGGTGATGCACCAGTACCACCTCGGCGAcctcgaggaggagaaggaagggGAGCTCGTCGTCTGCAAGATCTTCTACCAGACGCAGCCTCGGCAGTGCAGCTGGTCCtccgaccgcggcggcggcgccgccgccaccgcatccgccgtgacgacggcggcggtgcagcAGGATCAGCAGCGCAGGAGggacagcggcagcggcagctgcTCGTCGACGAGGGACCACGAGGTGTCGGCGACGTCCTACTCGACGGCCGGgtacgccgtcgccgccgccgtcgagatgCAGCATTTGAAGCATGCCGCCGACCATTTCAGCTTCGCGCCTTTCAGGAAGAGTTTCGAGGag GTTGGTATAAGTGGTGATCAGGTACACTCCAATCAGCTTGGGAGGTCGGAGCAGCAGCATGCTGGCCAGGAACAACAGCCGCACCGGCCGTTGCTTGCAACCACGACGGCGGTGCCTGCCACGGCCTTCCTGATCAGCCGGCCGACGAACCCTGTATCAAATATAGTGCCACCAGCAATGCAGCATGCATCTGTCGTTCTTGATCATGATCAGTTCCACGTGCCAGCAATCCTTCTCCACCACGACAAATTTCAG cagcagcaacaaaagCTTGACAGGAGGTCTGCCGGCTTGGAGGAACTGATAATGGGCTGCACGTCTTCGAGCACAAAAGGA GAAGCTTCAATTCCTCACTCCCAAGAGACAGAATGGCCTTACCAGCCATACTGGACTCCTGACAACCAGGATCATCATGGATAG
- the LOC4327298 gene encoding NAC domain-containing protein 75 isoform X5, protein MYTSPTLLALSFALLLLILLLYYSSSLLYSQLATRRRLTHACARSLPDAYESGMNRGHISSSELIDAKLEERRISTAKHCPSCGNKLDCKPKDWVGLPAGVKFDPTDQELIEHLEAKVREEGSRSHPLIDEFIPTIEGEDGICYTHPEKLPGVTRDGLSKHFFHRPSKAYTTGTRKRRKIQTECDVQKGETRWHKTGKTRPVMVSGRQKGCKKILVLYTNFGKHRKPEKTNWVMHQYHLGDLEEEKEGELVVCKIFYQTQPRQCSWSSDRGGGAAATASAVTTAAVQQDQQRRRDSGSGSCSSTRDHEVSATSYSTAGYAVAAAVEMQHLKHAADHFSFAPFRKSFEEVGISGDQVHSNQLGRSEQQHAGQEQQPHRPLLATTTAVPATAFLISRPTNPVSNIVPPAMQHASVVLDHDQFHVPAILLHHDKFQQQQQQKLDRRSAGLEELIMGCTSSSTKGEASIPHSQETEWPYQPYWTPDNQDHHG, encoded by the exons atgtacACCTCTCCCACACTCCTTGCTCTCTCGTTTGCTCTTCTActgctcatcctcctcctctactACTCGTCCTCTTTG CTCTATTCACAGCTAGCAACAAGAAGGAGGCTTACACATGCATGTGCACGGTCTCTGCCGGACGCATATGAATCAGGCATGAATAGGGGGCACATCAGCAGCTCGGAGCTCATCGACGCCAAGCTCGAGGAACGCCGGATCTCCACGGCCAAGCACTGCCCCAGCTGCGGCAACAAGCTCGACTGCAAACCG AAGGATTGGGTGGGGCTACCGGCAGGAGTCAAGTTCGATCCGACGGACCAGGAGTTGATCGAGCACCTCGAGGCCAAAGTGAGGGAAGAAGGCTCAAGATCTCATCCTCTCATCGATGAGTTCATACCCACGATAGAAGGGGAGGACGGCATATGCTACACCCACCCTGAGAAACTTCCAG GTGTGACAAGGGACGGCCTGAGCAAGCACTTCTTCCACCGGCCGTCGAAGGCGTACACGACGGGGACGAGGAAGCGGCGGAAGATCCAGACGGAGTGCGACGTGCAGAAGGGGGAGACGAGGTGGCACAAGACCGGCAAGACCCGGCCGGTGATGGTGAGCGGCCGGCAGAAGGGGTGCAAGAAGATACTGGTCCTCTACACCAACTTCGGCAAGCACCGCAAGCCGGAGAAGACCAACTGGGTGATGCACCAGTACCACCTCGGCGAcctcgaggaggagaaggaagggGAGCTCGTCGTCTGCAAGATCTTCTACCAGACGCAGCCTCGGCAGTGCAGCTGGTCCtccgaccgcggcggcggcgccgccgccaccgcatccgccgtgacgacggcggcggtgcagcAGGATCAGCAGCGCAGGAGggacagcggcagcggcagctgcTCGTCGACGAGGGACCACGAGGTGTCGGCGACGTCCTACTCGACGGCCGGgtacgccgtcgccgccgccgtcgagatgCAGCATTTGAAGCATGCCGCCGACCATTTCAGCTTCGCGCCTTTCAGGAAGAGTTTCGAGGag GTTGGTATAAGTGGTGATCAGGTACACTCCAATCAGCTTGGGAGGTCGGAGCAGCAGCATGCTGGCCAGGAACAACAGCCGCACCGGCCGTTGCTTGCAACCACGACGGCGGTGCCTGCCACGGCCTTCCTGATCAGCCGGCCGACGAACCCTGTATCAAATATAGTGCCACCAGCAATGCAGCATGCATCTGTCGTTCTTGATCATGATCAGTTCCACGTGCCAGCAATCCTTCTCCACCACGACAAATTTCAG cagcagcagcaacaaaagCTTGACAGGAGGTCTGCCGGCTTGGAGGAACTGATAATGGGCTGCACGTCTTCGAGCACAAAAGGA GAAGCTTCAATTCCTCACTCCCAAGAGACAGAATGGCCTTACCAGCCATACTGGACTCCTGACAACCAGGATCATCATGGATAG
- the LOC4327298 gene encoding NAC domain-containing protein 75 isoform X2, which translates to MFSLALACLHVPLLGSIKCCVVLLHLPWVGSKPWDSPLSLSLSLSLSLSLVSNITDSHAEKDHHSSTRPPPYAHLYSQLATRRRLTHACARSLPDAYESGMNRGHISSSELIDAKLEERRISTAKHCPSCGNKLDCKPDWVGLPAGVKFDPTDQELIEHLEAKVREEGSRSHPLIDEFIPTIEGEDGICYTHPEKLPGVTRDGLSKHFFHRPSKAYTTGTRKRRKIQTECDVQKGETRWHKTGKTRPVMVSGRQKGCKKILVLYTNFGKHRKPEKTNWVMHQYHLGDLEEEKEGELVVCKIFYQTQPRQCSWSSDRGGGAAATASAVTTAAVQQDQQRRRDSGSGSCSSTRDHEVSATSYSTAGYAVAAAVEMQHLKHAADHFSFAPFRKSFEEVGISGDQVHSNQLGRSEQQHAGQEQQPHRPLLATTTAVPATAFLISRPTNPVSNIVPPAMQHASVVLDHDQFHVPAILLHHDKFQQQQQQKLDRRSAGLEELIMGCTSSSTKGEASIPHSQETEWPYQPYWTPDNQDHHG; encoded by the exons atGTTCTCTCTAGCCTTAGCTTGTCTACATGTACCCTTGTTGGGGTCCATCAAGTGTTGTGTAGTACTGCTCCATCTGCCTTGGGTGGGAAGCAAGCCCTGGGattcacctctctctctctctctctctctctctctctctctctctctagtctcCAACATCACAGACTCTCATGCCGAAAAGGATCATCATTCGAGCACAAGGCCTCCTCCATATGCCCAT CTCTATTCACAGCTAGCAACAAGAAGGAGGCTTACACATGCATGTGCACGGTCTCTGCCGGACGCATATGAATCAGGCATGAATAGGGGGCACATCAGCAGCTCGGAGCTCATCGACGCCAAGCTCGAGGAACGCCGGATCTCCACGGCCAAGCACTGCCCCAGCTGCGGCAACAAGCTCGACTGCAAACCG GATTGGGTGGGGCTACCGGCAGGAGTCAAGTTCGATCCGACGGACCAGGAGTTGATCGAGCACCTCGAGGCCAAAGTGAGGGAAGAAGGCTCAAGATCTCATCCTCTCATCGATGAGTTCATACCCACGATAGAAGGGGAGGACGGCATATGCTACACCCACCCTGAGAAACTTCCAG GTGTGACAAGGGACGGCCTGAGCAAGCACTTCTTCCACCGGCCGTCGAAGGCGTACACGACGGGGACGAGGAAGCGGCGGAAGATCCAGACGGAGTGCGACGTGCAGAAGGGGGAGACGAGGTGGCACAAGACCGGCAAGACCCGGCCGGTGATGGTGAGCGGCCGGCAGAAGGGGTGCAAGAAGATACTGGTCCTCTACACCAACTTCGGCAAGCACCGCAAGCCGGAGAAGACCAACTGGGTGATGCACCAGTACCACCTCGGCGAcctcgaggaggagaaggaagggGAGCTCGTCGTCTGCAAGATCTTCTACCAGACGCAGCCTCGGCAGTGCAGCTGGTCCtccgaccgcggcggcggcgccgccgccaccgcatccgccgtgacgacggcggcggtgcagcAGGATCAGCAGCGCAGGAGggacagcggcagcggcagctgcTCGTCGACGAGGGACCACGAGGTGTCGGCGACGTCCTACTCGACGGCCGGgtacgccgtcgccgccgccgtcgagatgCAGCATTTGAAGCATGCCGCCGACCATTTCAGCTTCGCGCCTTTCAGGAAGAGTTTCGAGGag GTTGGTATAAGTGGTGATCAGGTACACTCCAATCAGCTTGGGAGGTCGGAGCAGCAGCATGCTGGCCAGGAACAACAGCCGCACCGGCCGTTGCTTGCAACCACGACGGCGGTGCCTGCCACGGCCTTCCTGATCAGCCGGCCGACGAACCCTGTATCAAATATAGTGCCACCAGCAATGCAGCATGCATCTGTCGTTCTTGATCATGATCAGTTCCACGTGCCAGCAATCCTTCTCCACCACGACAAATTTCAG cagcagcagcaacaaaagCTTGACAGGAGGTCTGCCGGCTTGGAGGAACTGATAATGGGCTGCACGTCTTCGAGCACAAAAGGA GAAGCTTCAATTCCTCACTCCCAAGAGACAGAATGGCCTTACCAGCCATACTGGACTCCTGACAACCAGGATCATCATGGATAG